GCACGCGGCAGGGGGCTCTTCGGCGTTATGGAACAATTTCGGACAACATCGAAAGGCGATTAAAAAAGGAACTTTCCCTCATACGGGACAAGGGCTTCGCGCACTACTTTCTCGTCGTGGAGGAGCTTGTGGACCCAGAGCCGCCATGCGCGAACTGGCAAAAGTATACGGTATCCCCGCGCATGAGATAAGGGACTTCACCGGGGAAGCCCTCGACAGGAACTGGGAGAAGATCCTCCAATCCATCCATCTCCTTGAAGGACGGATGAGACACCTTTCACTGCACTGCGGCGGTCTGGTGATCGTGCCCGACGAGATACGTAAATACGTCCCGGTCGAGATATCCGCCAAGGGCCTGCAGGTGATCCAATGGGAAAAGGATACCTGTCCGAGGCCCGCCGAATGGGGCTTAGAGTCCTGCCGCCTGATATCAATGCCAGTGGTTACCACTATACGGGCATGGATAGGGTCATCCGGGCGGGGCTGATGCAGATACAGGGACTCTCTGGAGAGGGGTTGGATTCCCTGCTGGATGAGAGGGAAAAGCATGGCCCCTTCATCCGATTCGGCGAATTTATGGCGCGGGCTCCGCTGGACCTCCACCGTGACGCCATGCGAGGAATCAGGGCAGTTCCGGCCAGGAAAATGAAAGGGTGGGCAGGCAGGCACATCACCATGGTCGGCTGGTGGGTAACGGGAAAGCCGGTCCGGACGAAGAACGGAAGACCCATGGAATTCGCCACTTTCGAGGACACTACGGACATCTTCGACGCGACCTTTTTCCCCGGTGCCTACGCACGATTTCACAAGAAACTCGCCCAACAGCGCCCCTACATCCTCAAGGGCAGGGTGGAGGTGGAATACGGCGTCGCCACCCTCAATGTCGGGTGGGTCGGCTTTCTGGACGATGCCCGGACCGGAGAAGAGCTAACTTGATCATGCCATCGGTGTGGCTGTGATAAATTATCTTTTGAACCGGGGAAGCGTTGCGAGGACCAGCAGCGCCGCGGTGGCGAGGCCGGCGCCGATGAGAAAGGCAGTTCGGGGGCCAAGTGCGGCCCAGAGGACCCCGAAGACGAGGCTTGCGGGAAGGGCGGCCAGACCGACAGAAGCATGGTAAAGGCCGTAGGCCCTGCCGCGGCTCGTGGAAGGGACGAAATCCGAGATAAGAGCGCGTTCGGCCCCTTCGGTGAGACCGTAATAGAGACCGTATAGGATGAACAGCGCCCATACAACCTCCAGCTTTCCGGCCCACGGCATGGCAAGATACACGATGATGTAGACAATCCACCCGGAGGTGATGGCCGGGCGCCTTCCCATCCGGTCGGAAAGCCTCCCCCCCGGCAGGCTGAAAACGGTCTTGGAGATGTGCAGGGTCACCCACAGGGCGATGACATACCCCACTCCAAGCCCGAATTTTTCCTTCGCATAGAGCACCAGAAAGAGGTCGGAACTGTTGCCCAACGCAAACAGGGTAACGGCCGCAAGGAAAAGGTAGAACCCGGAGGAAAGGGACAAGCGGGAACGTCCGGAAATTCCCACTGACTCCACGTGATCCTCAGGAACACCGGGGCTTTCCGGCTCCCTGACGCCCTTCCAGAGGACCGCCACTCCCCCCAGCGCCGGCAGGATAGCGAGGGCAAAGAGCCACCGCAGGGCATTCATCTCCTCTGCTCCGGGCGCCCCGCTGCCGCGTGTCCAAAGCAGAGCATTACCCAAAACGGCATAAAGGAAGGCGGCGGCGATAAGGGGGCCCGACACCGCTCCGGCGTGGTCCATCATCCGGTGGAAACTGAAGGCGGTCCCACGGTTCCCCTCATCGGCCGATTCGCTGATCAGGGCATCCCTTGGGGAAGTTCGGATGCCCTTGCCCACACGGTCAATAAGGCGGAAGACGATCACATGCCATCCGGCGCCGGCGATGGCCATAAGCGGCCTCGTGATGGAGGATATCCCGTATCCCGCCACCGCAAGCGGCTTCCTGAGCCCGAGGTGGTCGCTTAACCTTCCGGAGTAGAGCTTCAAAATGCTGGAGACACTGTCGGCCAGGCCGTCCATGAGCCCGATGTAAACGGCGGCCATGGATACGGGCACCAGCCCCGTGAAGAAAATGGGGAGAAGAGGATAGATCATCTCGCTGGACATGTCGTTCAAAAAGCTGACGACCCCCAGCCAGAAAATATTCCCGCGTATAGCGCCCCAAAAGCCCATGACCTTCACCCTACCCTCTACCCTCTCCCGGCATCCCCCGGGGGGGGTTTTATCAGAAGGACGAGCACCAATGATGAGAGGAGCATCATGGCCGTGAGGAAGAACGCGTCGTTAAAACCCAGCATTCGGGCCTGGAAGACCAGTTGCCGGTAGATCCCGGCGTCGGGGGGGAGGGAATGTACACCCTTCCAGGACAGTACGGCGGCCGCCTTCGCCTTGGCCATGGCGTAGGATGGGTCAAGGGCGGAGAGGTGATCCACAAGCCGGGACTGGTGAAACTGCCCTCTTCTTGCCGCCATGGTTCCCGCAAACGCAATGCCCACACTGCCCCCCAGGTTGCGCAGCATGTTGTACATGGATGTAGCCTCCCCCATATTTTCTTTGGGGATGGGCGACAGGGTCAGGATTGTGAGAGGAATAAAGATCAAGGGCATTCCTATCCCCAGACTCACCCGCGGCCATACGAAGCTCCAGAAATCTGTGCTCAGGTTAAATAACGACATGGCATACGTCGTACCGGCACAGATCAGAATCCCCGCCGTCAACACTTTTTTCGGGTTTACCCTGGTGACCAGCATCCCCGCGATGGGCATTACCAGAATGGCGGCAAACCCGCCGGGACCCAGGACCAGCCCGGCCTGCAGCGATGTATATCCCATGAGAGTCTGAAGGAAAATGGGAAGGAGTATGAGGCTGGCGAAGAGATTGAACATGACGAAGAACATGACCACGCTGCCGCTGGCAAAGCTCCTGTTCTTAAAAAGCCGGAGGTTGATAATCGGTTCGTCGGTGAACATCTCGTTCAAAACCAGGAAGATCAGGCACACAGCCGAGATGGCGGCGATCCATGAAACATAAGGAGAGTCGAACCAGTCTTTCCGCTGTCCGGTGTCCAGGACGTACTGCAGGGCGCCCAATCCCACCGCCAGAAAGAAAAAGCCCATGAAGTCGATCTTCATTTTACGCCGCTTCATATAGGGCGGATCGTGGATGAAAAGGACGCTCAACAGGATTGCGAGCAGACCGATGGGTATGTTGATAAAGAAAATCCAACGCCAGGAAAAATTGTATGTAATGTATCCGCCCAGAAGCGGCCCGACAATGGGCCCTACCAGTACCCCCATCCCGAACAATGCCATGGCCATCCCGTGCTCTTTCTTTGGAAATGCTTCCAGGAGGATAGCCTGGCTCACGGGAACGAGACCGCCGCCCCCAAACCCCTGCAAAACCCGAAATGCAATGAGGCTCTGCAAACTCCAGGCAGCCCCGCACATTAAAGAGCTGGTGGTAAACAGGAGGATGGACCCGATCTGGAATCTTTTCCTCCCGAACAGCCTGCTCAGCCACCCGGACATGGGGATGACGATGGCGTTGGAGACGAGGTAGGCGCTGATAGCCCAGGTGGCCTCATCGATGCCCGCCGACAGTGCTCCGCGGATATGATCCAGGGACACGTTGACGATGGACGTGTCGATTATCTCGATGACCGTCGGCAACATTACCACAATGGCTATCAGCCACTTGTTGGTCTGGCGGGATTGATCAGTCATGCGGTTTAGTCACTTTTTTGCTCGGGCTCATTCGCTGGTCAGGATGGTCGGCACTACGGACATACCCACCCTCAGATATGGGATCACCTCCCGGATATTGTCAAAAACCATCTTCACCGGGATCCGCTGGACAACCTTTACGTAGTTGCCGCTGGCGTTTTCAGGGGGGAAGAGTGAAAATGCCGCCCCGGTTCCTACCATGATGCTGTCCACGCGGCCGTCAAACCTTTTTTCGGGATATGCATCGAGCCTGAACCTCACCCTTTGCCCCGGCTTGATCAGGTGAAGCTGGGTTTCCTTGTAATTCGCGACGATGTACGCCTCTTTGAGTGAAACCACTGCCAGAAGCGGCTGCCCGGCCTGTACCTGATTCCCAACCTCCACGGATTTTTTCGTAACGAAACCGTCTACCGGGGAAGTGATCTTCGTGTAGGAGAGGTTGAGCCTGGCAAGCTCCACTTGCGCCTCTCTTCTCTGTATCTGGCCTTTCTGACCCTTGATCGACTGACGAACCCGTACACGCACGGCTTCCTCAGCGTTCAGTGCGGCTTTGGCCTGGAGGACAGTGCTGGCATGTGCCCGCAATGCGGCCGCTGCCCCTTCTTTTTGTTTTTTGGCCGCCTGAAGGGCCGCGGCTGCCGCCTCGAACCCGGTCCTGGCCCGATCATAGCGGTCCCTGGGTATGACACCCTCGGCGAGGAGCCTCTGCGCCCTGGCAAGGTCAATGTCAGCCATGTCTTTGACCGCCTGTTTGGCGCGGATTTCGGCATACCGGACCGCTACGACGGCCTTGAGCTCATCCCCAGCTATGATCGTTCTTTTCAATGATGCCCTGGCCGACAAGACCCGCTTATCCTGTGCATGCACCTGCGCCCTGAGCTCCGCCGGCTTCTCTTTTTCCGACTGAAGGCCTCCCCGGGCTTCGGCCAGCCTTTGTACGTAAACATCGTCATCGAGGTCAACCAGCTCTTCCCCCGCCCGGACGCGCTGGTTGTTGGTCACACGGACCATGCTCACCGTTCCCGGCACACGGGACGCTACCAGGTGGATCGCTCCTTTCACGAAAGCATCGTCGGTTCTAAGGTGAGCACGCGAATACCCGCGATACCATAACCCTGCGACCAGTCCTATGATCACCACCATTGTGAAAATGGCGAAGGCCATGCGCTTTTTTTTGCCGTTCTTCCCCGGTGCGGGTGCCGTTTCCGTCATCTCAAACCTCCATCATTTTCCATGGTTATATGCTTCAACAAGGTCCAAGCCCTGGGCAAAAATAAGGAGCGCCGTTTCCCGCTGCAGTCCGTAAAGGGCGCTCCAGTAACTGGTTTTGGCCCGCGCCAGCAATGTCACAGAATCCTGGACGCCGGTGGCGGTGGATTCACCTTCCTCGTAGCGCAGGGTCAGTAGCCTCAGGTTCTCCTCTGCCTGTTTCACCCCATCCTGCGCAGCCGCCAATCGTTCATCCGCGCTCCTCAACCCGAGGACTGCCTCCCTGACCTCCAGTCCCACCCTCCCGACTGCGGCCTCTCTCTCTACCCTCAGCGCATCCAGTTGGGCCTCGGCCTGCCTGAGTTTTGCGCCCATTCTCCCACCTGAGTAAAGGTTCAGAGTTACCCCGGCCGTCAAATTCCAGTTGGACTCATGGACCATATACTCGTTCTCCTCATAATCGAATCCTCCATTAAGGGAGATGGTCGGATAGGACGAAGCCCGGAGAGAGCGGACGGTCGCCTCCTTTGCCTCGATCCTTGATTGCAGTTCCCTCAATTCCGGCCGCAGATTCTCAGCAGTACGGGTGGCCAGATCGAGATCCGGTTTCGGATAAAATGTGGCTGTGGAGATCTCATCCGGCTTTACCTGTGCCGACAGGGGACGGAGAAGGAGGTTGTTGACCACCGATGCCCGGACGGAAAGGGCGCTTTGGGCGGAGACTTTTTTTTGCATGGCGT
This genomic interval from bacterium BMS3Abin14 contains the following:
- the ttgF gene encoding toluene efflux pump outer membrane protein TtgF precursor, producing MRRSLLILLLVLLLPWTVPGTGHALTLQEGLGIVTSRGRRVQIAAANQDAAAEEISLSRSKRLPQVALFARQSLLAYQPEARFGPSGPVPVADKNSLSYGFRASQLLYDFGRSSSSLRAAALRSRAQGFSTETTRNAVARDFIMAYIALLEAEKQLDVAQDEVSRYESHMGEAKAMYEEGLVTVNDLLRAKVVLSDAMQKKVSAQSALSVRASVVNNLLLRPLSAQVKPDEISTATFYPKPDLDLATRTAENLRPELRELQSRIEAKEATVRSLRASSYPTISLNGGFDYEENEYMVHESNWNLTAGVTLNLYSGGRMGAKLRQAEAQLDALRVEREAAVGRVGLEVREAVLGLRSADERLAAAQDGVKQAEENLRLLTLRYEEGESTATGVQDSVTLLARAKTSYWSALYGLQRETALLIFAQGLDLVEAYNHGK
- the dnaE_3 gene encoding DNA polymerase III subunit alpha, encoding MGLRVLPPDINASGYHYTGMDRVIRAGLMQIQGLSGEGLDSLLDEREKHGPFIRFGEFMARAPLDLHRDAMRGIRAVPARKMKGWAGRHITMVGWWVTGKPVRTKNGRPMEFATFEDTTDIFDATFFPGAYARFHKKLAQQRPYILKGRVEVEYGVATLNVGWVGFLDDARTGEELT
- the mdtH gene encoding multidrug resistance protein MdtH, which encodes MGFWGAIRGNIFWLGVVSFLNDMSSEMIYPLLPIFFTGLVPVSMAAVYIGLMDGLADSVSSILKLYSGRLSDHLGLRKPLAVAGYGISSITRPLMAIAGAGWHVIVFRLIDRVGKGIRTSPRDALISESADEGNRGTAFSFHRMMDHAGAVSGPLIAAAFLYAVLGNALLWTRGSGAPGAEEMNALRWLFALAILPALGGVAVLWKGVREPESPGVPEDHVESVGISGRSRLSLSSGFYLFLAAVTLFALGNSSDLFLVLYAKEKFGLGVGYVIALWVTLHISKTVFSLPGGRLSDRMGRRPAITSGWIVYIIVYLAMPWAGKLEVVWALFILYGLYYGLTEGAERALISDFVPSTSRGRAYGLYHASVGLAALPASLVFGVLWAALGPRTAFLIGAGLATAALLVLATLPRFKR
- the emrK gene encoding putative multidrug resistance protein EmrK; translation: MTETAPAPGKNGKKKRMAFAIFTMVVIIGLVAGLWYRGYSRAHLRTDDAFVKGAIHLVASRVPGTVSMVRVTNNQRVRAGEELVDLDDDVYVQRLAEARGGLQSEKEKPAELRAQVHAQDKRVLSARASLKRTIIAGDELKAVVAVRYAEIRAKQAVKDMADIDLARAQRLLAEGVIPRDRYDRARTGFEAAAAALQAAKKQKEGAAAALRAHASTVLQAKAALNAEEAVRVRVRQSIKGQKGQIQRREAQVELARLNLSYTKITSPVDGFVTKKSVEVGNQVQAGQPLLAVVSLKEAYIVANYKETQLHLIKPGQRVRFRLDAYPEKRFDGRVDSIMVGTGAAFSLFPPENASGNYVKVVQRIPVKMVFDNIREVIPYLRVGMSVVPTILTSE
- the emrB gene encoding multidrug export protein EmrB, translating into MTDQSRQTNKWLIAIVVMLPTVIEIIDTSIVNVSLDHIRGALSAGIDEATWAISAYLVSNAIVIPMSGWLSRLFGRKRFQIGSILLFTTSSLMCGAAWSLQSLIAFRVLQGFGGGGLVPVSQAILLEAFPKKEHGMAMALFGMGVLVGPIVGPLLGGYITYNFSWRWIFFINIPIGLLAILLSVLFIHDPPYMKRRKMKIDFMGFFFLAVGLGALQYVLDTGQRKDWFDSPYVSWIAAISAVCLIFLVLNEMFTDEPIINLRLFKNRSFASGSVVMFFVMFNLFASLILLPIFLQTLMGYTSLQAGLVLGPGGFAAILVMPIAGMLVTRVNPKKVLTAGILICAGTTYAMSLFNLSTDFWSFVWPRVSLGIGMPLIFIPLTILTLSPIPKENMGEATSMYNMLRNLGGSVGIAFAGTMAARRGQFHQSRLVDHLSALDPSYAMAKAKAAAVLSWKGVHSLPPDAGIYRQLVFQARMLGFNDAFFLTAMMLLSSLVLVLLIKPPPGDAGRG